A window of the Candidatus Syntrophoarchaeum caldarius genome harbors these coding sequences:
- a CDS encoding NADH dehydrogenase subunit D codes for MMKEEETRNINIVNSEPLSPLKKWSAKWSLWPCHFVTSCCGVELAHAYGCGYDGERLGSLAMGISRQANTIIVEGTITRKMARPLRVVWEQMPDPKFVNVIGACGERGGIFWNSYHITHPHRIVPVDFFVPGCPVTPEALLRGIRALQDKIGGDDRSTISFRTVDLSGAGGKKNRVPESPKIIAPTPLVKPDIPSGVRWEEGEQIVEMLKKVLGKFVISITVTDKDRIAIKTTPENIREVAARLSAEMKIDHVKSVNVIDVPHERKFIIEYTAGSYEKELMPVLFTIFADLRSGKDETSFPSLADIWMSADYTERELQDFFGVKFEGNPGREGNFLLAPDTPKFPLRRSFKLEEERYVLEDDKPFAPVIDPPTEFDIPLPPGLEEEVEAAGEYLLLVGPHHTGSGHLRWIMRLKGDTLSEVIPDPGYVHRSMEKLAENRLYIQNIPLFERLCIVDPFNVNLGYVRTIEKALKIDVPERATYIRTLMAELSRIDAFTYDAGIFSLFMGHSTGFMYLWAIREMLLEMITAMTGSRCSPSFIIPGGIRRDISDDVLNLVEKLPTAVLGRLRKFEDIFVNNPVLLPRVKGVGVLSREDAIKAGIVGPFLRASGVEYDIRKIEPYEAYGELDWEVIGADDGDCLVRFLVRLEEMQESLNIVRQCVEKLKSMERGGVISETVLGEYSEAKDDIRGSFYRVFGNLVLPRGEWSTVTEAARGTLFFSILSDGDSNVPYRVRTISPSWYNLRGIIEASRGEKMADFWAVYGSFGYFPPEADR; via the coding sequence ATGATGAAAGAAGAGGAAACACGAAACATTAATATCGTTAATTCAGAGCCGCTTTCACCCCTCAAGAAATGGTCAGCAAAATGGAGTTTATGGCCCTGCCACTTTGTGACCTCATGCTGTGGTGTGGAGCTTGCCCATGCCTATGGCTGTGGTTATGATGGTGAGCGACTTGGATCGCTGGCGATGGGTATCTCACGGCAGGCGAATACGATCATCGTTGAGGGCACAATCACCAGGAAAATGGCACGTCCATTGAGGGTTGTCTGGGAGCAGATGCCTGATCCGAAGTTTGTGAATGTGATCGGCGCATGTGGAGAGCGCGGTGGGATATTCTGGAACAGCTATCATATCACACACCCCCACAGGATCGTGCCTGTCGATTTTTTCGTACCTGGCTGTCCTGTAACACCTGAAGCACTGTTGAGGGGCATACGTGCACTTCAGGACAAGATTGGGGGAGATGACCGATCAACAATCTCATTCAGGACTGTGGATCTTTCAGGAGCCGGGGGTAAGAAGAACCGGGTACCTGAAAGTCCAAAGATCATCGCACCAACTCCGCTTGTGAAGCCAGACATCCCATCTGGAGTTCGCTGGGAGGAGGGTGAGCAAATCGTTGAGATGTTAAAAAAAGTGCTTGGAAAGTTTGTAATTTCAATCACAGTAACTGATAAGGATAGAATTGCCATAAAGACCACACCTGAGAATATCAGAGAAGTTGCAGCCCGTTTATCAGCTGAGATGAAAATCGACCACGTAAAGAGCGTGAACGTCATCGATGTACCGCATGAGCGGAAGTTTATCATCGAGTACACAGCAGGAAGCTACGAGAAGGAGTTGATGCCTGTTTTATTTACGATATTTGCAGATCTCAGATCAGGTAAGGATGAAACCTCATTCCCGAGTCTTGCTGACATCTGGATGAGTGCTGATTACACCGAGCGTGAGCTGCAGGATTTCTTTGGAGTTAAATTTGAGGGAAACCCAGGCAGGGAAGGAAACTTCCTATTAGCGCCTGATACGCCAAAGTTCCCGCTCAGAAGATCTTTTAAACTCGAAGAGGAGCGATACGTCCTTGAAGATGATAAGCCGTTCGCACCTGTGATCGACCCCCCGACTGAGTTTGATATACCGCTTCCCCCGGGGCTTGAAGAGGAGGTTGAGGCAGCAGGTGAGTATCTGCTTCTTGTTGGACCGCACCATACAGGAAGCGGACATCTAAGGTGGATCATGCGATTGAAGGGTGATACACTGAGCGAGGTTATACCAGATCCTGGATATGTCCACCGTTCAATGGAGAAACTTGCTGAGAACAGACTGTATATCCAGAATATTCCACTATTTGAACGGCTATGTATTGTTGATCCCTTTAATGTGAACCTCGGCTATGTCAGAACAATCGAGAAAGCTCTCAAGATCGATGTACCAGAGCGTGCAACATACATCAGGACGTTGATGGCAGAACTATCAAGGATTGACGCCTTCACGTACGATGCAGGAATATTCTCGCTCTTTATGGGTCACTCAACAGGTTTCATGTACCTGTGGGCAATAAGAGAGATGCTCCTTGAGATGATAACCGCGATGACAGGCTCAAGGTGCAGTCCATCATTCATCATCCCTGGGGGTATAAGGCGCGACATCTCAGATGATGTGCTCAATCTTGTGGAAAAGCTTCCAACCGCGGTTCTGGGCAGACTCCGCAAGTTTGAGGATATATTTGTGAATAATCCGGTTCTTCTACCAAGAGTGAAGGGTGTGGGCGTTTTATCAAGGGAGGATGCGATAAAAGCAGGGATTGTTGGACCATTTTTGAGGGCATCTGGCGTTGAGTATGACATCAGAAAGATTGAGCCCTATGAAGCCTATGGTGAGCTTGACTGGGAAGTAATTGGTGCAGATGATGGGGATTGCCTTGTAAGATTCCTTGTAAGGCTTGAAGAGATGCAGGAGAGCCTCAATATCGTGAGACAGTGTGTAGAGAAGCTTAAGTCGATGGAGCGTGGAGGCGTGATAAGTGAGACGGTGCTTGGGGAGTACAGCGAGGCAAAAGATGACATACGCGGCTCATTCTACCGTGTCTTTGGTAATCTGGTTCTTCCACGGGGTGAGTGGAGCACGGTGACAGAGGCAGCACGTGGCACACTCTTCTTCTCCATACTGAGTGATGGTGACTCGAACGTACCCTATCGCGTGAGAACGATCTCGCCCAGCTGGTATAACCTGAGAGGGATCATTGAGGCATCGCGGGGTGAGAAGATGGCAGATTTCTGGGCGGTTTATGGAAGTTTTGGATATTTCCCGCCTGAGGCAGATAGGTGA
- a CDS encoding NADH dehydrogenase subunit A, which translates to MIENAIVIGVILAVCVLTDVMILALSKILPTYHLSDLKVSRWEAGNLPVPAPKSLLPMEYLGYMFIFMAVEPVVVAILVLSAVPALNFIILLALSFVLIVPAIYVGIKSTTEAI; encoded by the coding sequence ATGATAGAGAACGCTATTGTAATCGGAGTGATTCTTGCAGTCTGTGTGCTTACAGACGTGATGATCCTTGCACTTTCAAAGATTCTACCAACCTATCATCTATCCGATCTGAAGGTATCAAGATGGGAGGCTGGTAACCTGCCTGTACCTGCACCAAAGTCGCTCTTGCCGATGGAGTATCTCGGGTACATGTTCATATTCATGGCAGTGGAGCCTGTGGTTGTTGCAATACTTGTCCTCTCAGCCGTACCAGCTTTGAATTTTATTATACTCCTCGCACTTTCATTTGTTCTCATCGTGCCAGCGATATACGTGGGGATAAAATCAACGACGGAGGCGATCTAA
- a CDS encoding monovalent cation/H+ antiporter subunit D, with product MTIEWIHPGLILIFGALLIPFIRNRKLKQAYFLLLPIIALIDLLMMQHGSYWNVNFMEYELVLGRVDRLSMVFAYVFVIAAICMNIYALHLERDWEHVSAMMYAGAGLGAVFAGDLFTLYIFWEVMAWASLFLIWFRGTKAAHNAGFRYIMWHLAGGVILLGGIVMYTQSTGSIEFTSFTQFWGTGLCYYLILLGFIINAAVPPLHPWLADAYPEATVTGAVYMTAFTTKSAVYVLARGFPGVEILMWLGAIMAVYGVIFAMLQNDGRRLLAYHIVSQVGYMVCGVGMGIFGLAAGEMAINGATAHAFCHILYKALLFMGMGVVLEVTGKSKFTELGGLYKYMPVTFWLYMIGAFSISGFPLFNGFVSKTMTVEASAMLHEPIIWLLLEGASIGTFFCIALKLPRNVWFGGEKPASIEVKKPPKNMLAGMGLTAALCVILGVYPEPLYNILPYAVEFVPYTAGHVIAMSQLFIFAFIPFWIMREKFRGEPEIVLDTDWFVRKPGRWFIRFCENTLIKYAEFDEKRYFIFPALFERLSKVIRSIQTGYLTYYLQIALLIVMVTLVLASIGGMLL from the coding sequence ATGACGATTGAGTGGATACATCCAGGGCTTATACTCATCTTTGGAGCGCTTTTAATTCCTTTTATTAGAAATAGAAAGCTCAAACAGGCTTACTTCCTCCTTTTGCCGATTATAGCCCTCATCGACCTTCTGATGATGCAGCATGGCTCGTACTGGAACGTCAATTTCATGGAATATGAGCTTGTGCTTGGAAGGGTTGACAGGTTGAGCATGGTCTTTGCCTATGTCTTTGTGATCGCTGCAATCTGTATGAATATCTATGCCCTTCACCTTGAACGGGACTGGGAGCATGTCTCTGCGATGATGTACGCAGGAGCTGGGCTTGGGGCTGTCTTTGCGGGCGATCTCTTCACCCTTTATATTTTCTGGGAGGTTATGGCATGGGCTTCGCTCTTCTTGATCTGGTTCAGGGGTACAAAAGCTGCACATAATGCAGGCTTCAGGTATATCATGTGGCATCTTGCAGGTGGCGTGATCCTGCTCGGGGGGATCGTGATGTATACCCAGAGCACAGGTTCGATCGAGTTCACGTCATTCACTCAATTCTGGGGCACAGGTCTCTGTTACTATCTTATCCTGCTTGGGTTTATCATAAATGCAGCCGTGCCGCCACTCCATCCATGGCTCGCTGATGCTTATCCAGAGGCGACCGTTACCGGCGCTGTATACATGACCGCATTCACGACAAAGAGCGCTGTTTATGTCCTTGCCAGAGGATTTCCTGGTGTCGAGATTCTGATGTGGCTTGGTGCGATCATGGCAGTCTATGGGGTTATCTTTGCGATGCTTCAGAATGATGGTAGACGGCTTCTCGCATACCACATCGTCTCACAGGTCGGTTACATGGTCTGTGGTGTTGGGATGGGAATCTTCGGACTTGCTGCAGGGGAGATGGCGATAAACGGTGCAACCGCACATGCATTCTGTCATATCCTCTACAAAGCGCTTCTCTTTATGGGCATGGGCGTTGTTTTGGAGGTTACAGGAAAGAGCAAGTTTACCGAGCTTGGGGGATTGTATAAGTATATGCCAGTCACCTTCTGGCTCTACATGATCGGTGCATTCTCGATCTCTGGATTTCCACTCTTCAACGGGTTTGTGAGTAAAACGATGACCGTGGAAGCGTCTGCGATGCTCCATGAACCGATTATATGGCTGCTTCTTGAGGGAGCATCGATCGGTACATTCTTCTGTATCGCACTCAAACTCCCGAGAAATGTCTGGTTTGGTGGTGAAAAACCTGCTTCGATCGAGGTGAAAAAGCCACCAAAGAATATGCTTGCTGGCATGGGCTTAACAGCAGCGCTCTGCGTTATCCTTGGGGTTTACCCAGAACCACTCTACAATATCTTACCTTATGCGGTTGAGTTTGTGCCATACACCGCAGGGCATGTCATCGCGATGTCACAGCTCTTCATCTTTGCATTCATACCATTCTGGATAATGCGTGAGAAGTTCAGGGGTGAACCTGAGATCGTGCTTGATACCGACTGGTTTGTCAGAAAGCCCGGGCGGTGGTTTATCCGCTTCTGTGAGAATACGCTGATAAAATACGCAGAGTTTGATGAGAAGAGGTACTTCATCTTCCCTGCTCTCTTTGAGCGATTGTCAAAAGTTATTAGATCGATCCAGACTGGATACCTCACATATTATCTCCAGATCGCGCTTCTGATCGTGATGGTGACACTCGTTCTCGCTTCAATCGGAGGGATGCTTCTATGA
- a CDS encoding F420H2:quinone oxidoreductase, subunit K — translation MSLDPINLSIIYITSFILLIIGYSTAISSKDIVRLLISLELMFGAVFLTLIPLFSNLSETAFGITLVAIFTSSAELLVLIAAIILFDRKHKDLSTGLIDVGGDRV, via the coding sequence ATGTCATTAGATCCGATCAATTTATCCATCATCTACATAACCTCATTCATATTGCTCATCATCGGTTATTCAACCGCGATATCGAGTAAGGATATTGTAAGACTTCTGATATCACTTGAACTCATGTTTGGTGCGGTCTTTCTTACATTGATACCGCTCTTCTCGAACTTGAGCGAGACCGCATTTGGGATAACGCTTGTTGCTATATTTACAAGCAGTGCTGAGCTTTTAGTCCTCATTGCTGCGATCATACTCTTTGACAGAAAACATAAAGATCTCTCAACAGGGCTGATCGATGTGGGAGGTGATCGGGTATGA
- a CDS encoding Coenzyme F420-reducing hydrogenase subunit beta — MAAAGKFEWKIAIVNKPLKDKTYFENLKETVIDTGICSRCLTCACICPVDGIIAAKPVDFPDYKERCTDCGACVRVCPRFDYKPKYGMGEYLEFIAAKSNRFVGQDGAMVTEIMMSAIEMGMIDRALFVGRNDEWMTEVFHVYDPSQLEMGTLTGTKYTFATVLKDLKKAVLLSKKGVGIVGTPCIVSGVKKLQKEYPLFRERVKLVVGLFCTENFHYEELAAFLSEKGVDHNRLIKTDITKGKFIATMEGEEEPVTFKVKELEEILPSGCSVCTDFTAVEADVSVGSVGSKPGFSSVAVREKNAAEVMDYIREKGYAEFGGDAVEKQLEFLINYKIGRFYVESV, encoded by the coding sequence ATGGCAGCAGCAGGGAAGTTTGAGTGGAAAATCGCCATTGTCAATAAACCGTTGAAGGATAAGACATACTTTGAGAACCTGAAAGAAACAGTGATCGATACCGGAATCTGCAGTCGATGCCTGACGTGCGCGTGTATCTGCCCTGTTGATGGAATAATCGCAGCAAAACCTGTGGACTTTCCTGACTACAAAGAGCGCTGTACCGATTGTGGTGCCTGTGTAAGGGTATGTCCCAGGTTTGATTATAAGCCAAAGTACGGGATGGGCGAGTACCTGGAGTTTATCGCGGCAAAATCAAACCGTTTTGTTGGACAGGACGGTGCGATGGTAACAGAGATCATGATGTCAGCTATTGAGATGGGTATGATCGATCGGGCGCTCTTTGTGGGTAGAAACGATGAATGGATGACTGAAGTCTTTCACGTCTACGATCCATCCCAGCTTGAGATGGGAACGCTCACCGGGACAAAGTACACATTTGCAACAGTCCTTAAGGATCTTAAAAAAGCGGTTCTATTATCAAAGAAAGGTGTTGGGATCGTTGGAACGCCCTGCATCGTATCAGGTGTTAAGAAGCTACAGAAGGAATATCCACTCTTTCGTGAGCGGGTGAAACTTGTTGTGGGACTGTTCTGTACAGAAAACTTCCACTACGAGGAGCTCGCAGCATTCTTGAGTGAGAAGGGTGTTGACCATAACAGACTCATAAAGACGGATATCACAAAGGGCAAGTTCATCGCTACAATGGAGGGTGAAGAAGAGCCTGTTACCTTCAAGGTGAAAGAGCTTGAGGAGATACTACCGTCAGGCTGTAGCGTCTGTACCGACTTTACCGCAGTTGAGGCCGATGTCAGTGTGGGCAGTGTGGGTAGCAAGCCAGGCTTCTCAAGTGTGGCAGTTCGTGAGAAGAATGCGGCAGAGGTCATGGACTATATCCGTGAAAAGGGGTATGCAGAGTTTGGTGGTGATGCGGTGGAGAAACAGCTTGAATTCCTGATCAACTACAAGATCGGGAGGTTCTATGTCGAGAGCGTCTGA
- a CDS encoding NADH:ubiquinone oxidoreductase, subunit 1 gives MMGTIEALINLMMADQVAIPLLDPILNVLYGIPLLGYLLAFILWKPIFAGLVCPGFATLGVILMLFPWIERKLVARMQWRVGPREILPQFGGIIQLLADSLRFLFQEVIVHRDAKQPYFVQFPVLSFIPALLPLLFIPAGVIVAVKSAYGVQIILALVCLFPFFILGLGWASNSRFAYIGTVREAFMYFAYEIPFIIAVLAMIVLYGTSDPVAIAGMSVPGIILNPLAALTFFIAAAMATSRLPFEIAEADQELAAGPHVEYSGILFGLIYVMCYEKMYILSGLMTILFLGGGSGPEIAILGDLSGVVYFMIKTVIVMTLLAALRGVYPRYRLDQGLKIGWSSMLIMGTLALVISLAEVLIL, from the coding sequence ATGATGGGAACTATTGAAGCACTGATAAATTTGATGATGGCGGATCAGGTGGCGATACCGCTTCTTGATCCAATCTTAAATGTCCTCTACGGGATACCGCTTCTTGGGTATCTACTTGCCTTCATCCTCTGGAAGCCAATCTTTGCAGGGCTTGTATGTCCTGGCTTTGCAACGCTCGGAGTTATCCTGATGCTCTTTCCATGGATTGAGCGAAAGCTTGTTGCAAGGATGCAGTGGCGTGTTGGACCCAGAGAGATACTCCCGCAGTTTGGCGGCATCATCCAGCTTCTTGCAGACTCACTCAGATTCCTCTTCCAGGAGGTGATCGTCCACAGAGATGCAAAGCAACCTTACTTCGTGCAATTCCCTGTGCTCTCATTTATCCCAGCACTTCTACCGCTTCTATTCATCCCTGCAGGGGTGATCGTTGCCGTTAAATCAGCCTACGGCGTCCAGATCATACTTGCACTCGTCTGCCTCTTTCCGTTCTTCATACTGGGGCTTGGCTGGGCATCAAACTCAAGGTTTGCATATATCGGGACGGTGAGAGAGGCGTTCATGTACTTTGCCTATGAGATCCCATTTATAATCGCTGTTCTTGCGATGATTGTCCTCTATGGCACATCAGATCCCGTGGCAATCGCGGGAATGTCAGTTCCAGGGATCATCCTGAACCCGCTTGCAGCCCTCACATTCTTTATAGCTGCAGCGATGGCAACATCCCGTCTGCCCTTTGAGATTGCTGAGGCAGATCAGGAGCTTGCAGCAGGACCTCATGTTGAGTATTCGGGGATCTTATTCGGGCTGATCTATGTGATGTGTTATGAGAAGATGTATATCCTTTCAGGGCTGATGACGATTCTATTTCTGGGAGGTGGCAGTGGTCCTGAGATTGCGATACTTGGCGACCTCTCAGGGGTTGTCTATTTCATGATAAAGACGGTGATTGTTATGACGCTTCTGGCCGCCCTACGTGGTGTCTATCCAAGATACAGGCTTGATCAGGGATTGAAGATTGGGTGGAGTTCGATGCTGATCATGGGTACACTTGCACTTGTAATATCACTCGCGGAGGTTCTGATCTTATGA
- a CDS encoding NADH dehydrogenase subunit I yields MKKIVAPDYGLGETVKSHAAAIKVAIKEAILPQTVTSHYPRERRRMPDCFRGYLRFDPEMCISCFQCSFICPANAIGMREAPDNRYYPTIDYGKCIFCYFCLDSCPGGALKPTKVHDVAYNDVDEMLTPTCDMIDMPDLVREDEQYVEYKIDEHDLSLERVKGLDDLAVELPELEKISMVSVCVAPENCLSCRVCEEVCESGAITSTLDGDEIRMAIDTTTCNGCGLCVKECSMQVLRLVRREI; encoded by the coding sequence ATGAAGAAGATTGTAGCACCTGATTACGGGCTTGGCGAGACTGTAAAGTCTCATGCTGCTGCTATCAAGGTTGCAATCAAAGAAGCTATCCTACCACAGACTGTCACATCTCACTATCCAAGAGAGCGACGCAGGATGCCAGACTGCTTCAGGGGCTATCTTCGCTTTGACCCTGAAATGTGCATAAGCTGCTTCCAGTGCAGCTTCATATGCCCTGCAAACGCAATTGGGATGCGCGAGGCACCTGATAATCGCTACTATCCAACGATAGACTACGGGAAGTGTATCTTCTGCTACTTCTGTCTTGATTCATGTCCAGGCGGTGCGCTCAAGCCGACAAAAGTTCATGATGTTGCGTACAATGATGTGGATGAGATGTTGACTCCTACCTGTGATATGATCGATATGCCGGATCTTGTCCGTGAGGATGAGCAGTATGTTGAGTATAAGATAGACGAGCATGATCTCAGCCTCGAGCGCGTAAAGGGACTGGATGACCTTGCAGTTGAGCTTCCAGAGCTGGAAAAGATCTCTATGGTCTCAGTCTGTGTTGCTCCTGAGAACTGCCTTTCCTGCAGGGTCTGTGAAGAGGTATGCGAGAGTGGAGCGATCACGTCAACATTAGATGGAGATGAAATCAGAATGGCTATCGATACCACGACCTGCAACGGTTGTGGGTTGTGTGTCAAGGAGTGTTCAATGCAGGTACTGAGGCTTGTCAGGAGGGAGATTTAG
- a CDS encoding NADH:ubiquinone oxidoreductase subunit N produces the protein MNDLMLMLAAIVVIVLGSIVSVRSPKAGLYGAILALIIAFLACDSPQYGVFIFAIAILNLASLGALKSKIQGIDYGLVGLMGVVTMYIFNTADLSLVLASLVLVSTPTYLLVMIREGGVDVEVGIKYITFMVIATVLFLIGAVILATEIKSLYILGYVTLVIGLALEVGIAPLHEWVPDVFARADPVPVSIIASMAKVVPFVAAMRILYSTSTELTAVVTVFTAVLAAVSMFIGNIGALTSNEPARVLGYSTVANMGYVLSCMVAVINPEFLGIALAGGLLLLFSNAAGKIGFLNAIKGENAYSPLMYLLAFSFLGVPPLLGFWGKLFVAIALLKVGYLWLAAILVINAAISIPYYLRLAKVLGGDWHINFTNIIAVAVVIFVMVTIIPPTWFVEAIETLIPLLGLTGIGG, from the coding sequence ATGAATGATCTGATGCTGATGCTCGCTGCGATTGTTGTGATCGTGCTTGGATCGATCGTCTCAGTCAGATCCCCAAAAGCAGGGCTTTATGGTGCGATACTTGCGCTTATAATCGCATTCCTGGCCTGTGATTCACCCCAGTATGGCGTCTTCATCTTTGCGATAGCAATCCTGAATCTTGCATCACTTGGCGCACTGAAGAGCAAGATACAGGGCATCGACTATGGACTCGTCGGTCTTATGGGTGTTGTAACGATGTACATCTTCAACACTGCGGATCTCTCGCTCGTTCTGGCATCGCTTGTGCTTGTATCAACGCCAACATACCTGCTTGTCATGATCCGCGAGGGTGGGGTAGATGTTGAGGTTGGGATAAAGTATATCACTTTCATGGTCATCGCAACCGTGTTATTCCTGATAGGCGCTGTGATCCTTGCAACAGAGATAAAATCACTCTACATACTTGGATATGTGACACTCGTAATCGGACTTGCGCTCGAGGTGGGAATCGCACCGCTTCATGAGTGGGTGCCCGATGTCTTTGCACGGGCTGATCCAGTACCTGTATCGATCATCGCATCGATGGCTAAAGTGGTACCGTTTGTTGCAGCCATGAGGATACTTTACTCAACGTCCACAGAGCTTACCGCAGTTGTTACAGTATTTACAGCCGTTCTGGCAGCAGTATCAATGTTTATCGGAAATATCGGAGCTCTAACATCAAACGAACCTGCAAGAGTGCTTGGTTACTCGACCGTGGCAAACATGGGATATGTGCTCTCCTGCATGGTCGCAGTCATAAACCCGGAATTTTTGGGTATTGCGCTTGCTGGCGGTCTTCTGCTCCTCTTCTCAAATGCCGCAGGAAAGATCGGATTCCTGAATGCGATAAAGGGTGAGAACGCGTACTCGCCGTTGATGTATCTGCTTGCATTTTCATTCCTGGGCGTGCCACCGCTTCTTGGCTTCTGGGGGAAGTTATTTGTTGCAATAGCCCTTTTGAAGGTTGGATACCTCTGGCTTGCTGCAATACTTGTTATAAATGCTGCAATATCGATCCCCTATTATCTGCGGCTCGCAAAGGTTCTTGGCGGAGACTGGCATATTAACTTCACAAATATCATCGCAGTTGCGGTCGTGATCTTTGTAATGGTCACAATCATCCCGCCAACGTGGTTTGTTGAGGCAATCGAGACGCTCATTCCGCTGTTAGGTCTTACAGGAATTGGAGGGTAA
- a CDS encoding monovalent cation/H+ antiporter subunit D — MIPVEYVPLLAILVPAVASVLILLSGKHPNIREGCTLLASIITFPIVLSLVPVILDGGTISYTLFNLYPGLSFSYTVDAFGLIFAITSSSLWILVSLYSIGYMRTLEEHAQTRFYFCFAWAIFGALGIAFSDNLVTMYLHYEILTISTYPLVAHLETPEALAAGRKYLYYLLTSGAFFFIAIVVTYYLTGTTDFKAGGILSLASSSALLLQILFVCYLLGFMKAAWMPFHSWLPTAMIAPTPVSALLHAVAVVKAGVFGVIRIVCYIYGVDLMHALGLGVFLAILVSITVILANLFAIGEDNLKRRLAYSTINQLSFILLGVAMLGSKGVMGAMMHIPFHGFMKITLFLCAGALMAITGKTKVSEMAGIAKEAPITMIAFTVGALGMCGLPPVVGFISKWYICLGTIEAGLPIFLAVALIASLLDVVYFFPVIRTAFFDKPSGEVIPGKERTQSLYLFMIIPLAITALFSIILFVAPDTFHIFDLARMAITNLFGGV; from the coding sequence ATGATACCTGTAGAATACGTGCCACTTCTTGCAATTCTGGTTCCTGCAGTTGCATCAGTTCTGATCCTGCTATCTGGTAAGCATCCAAACATCCGTGAAGGCTGTACACTTCTTGCAAGCATCATCACCTTCCCGATCGTCCTCTCGCTCGTTCCAGTTATCCTCGATGGAGGGACCATCTCTTACACGCTCTTCAATCTCTACCCGGGACTGAGCTTTTCATACACCGTCGATGCCTTTGGGCTGATCTTTGCGATAACATCATCCTCTCTCTGGATACTTGTATCGCTATATTCCATAGGCTACATGCGAACACTGGAGGAGCACGCACAGACAAGATTTTACTTCTGCTTTGCCTGGGCAATATTCGGTGCACTCGGAATCGCATTCTCAGATAACCTCGTAACGATGTACCTTCACTACGAGATACTTACGATCTCAACTTATCCGCTGGTCGCACATCTTGAGACCCCAGAAGCGCTGGCTGCAGGTCGTAAGTACCTTTACTATCTGCTTACGTCTGGAGCTTTCTTCTTCATCGCGATCGTGGTAACATATTACCTCACAGGGACGACAGACTTTAAAGCAGGTGGGATACTCTCGCTTGCATCGAGTTCGGCGCTGCTTTTGCAGATACTCTTTGTATGCTACCTCCTTGGGTTCATGAAAGCTGCCTGGATGCCATTCCATTCATGGCTTCCAACCGCGATGATCGCGCCAACACCTGTTAGTGCGCTGCTTCATGCTGTTGCAGTTGTGAAAGCAGGTGTATTTGGTGTTATACGGATCGTCTGCTATATCTATGGGGTGGATCTGATGCACGCACTCGGGCTTGGCGTATTTCTGGCAATACTTGTCTCTATCACGGTAATTCTTGCGAATCTATTTGCAATCGGGGAGGATAATCTGAAACGGAGACTCGCATACTCAACGATAAACCAGCTCTCGTTTATTCTCCTGGGTGTTGCAATGCTTGGATCAAAGGGGGTTATGGGCGCGATGATGCACATTCCATTCCACGGGTTCATGAAGATCACACTCTTCCTCTGTGCCGGGGCATTGATGGCGATAACCGGCAAGACAAAGGTGAGTGAGATGGCAGGCATAGCGAAGGAGGCACCGATAACGATGATTGCATTCACAGTAGGTGCACTCGGGATGTGCGGACTGCCGCCTGTTGTAGGATTTATAAGCAAGTGGTATATCTGTCTGGGCACGATCGAGGCGGGGCTGCCGATCTTCTTGGCGGTTGCGCTTATCGCCTCGCTTCTGGATGTTGTCTATTTCTTCCCTGTTATCAGGACTGCGTTCTTTGATAAGCCTTCAGGTGAGGTTATTCCAGGAAAAGAGAGAACTCAATCTCTTTATCTTTTCATGATCATACCGCTCGCTATAACTGCCCTCTTCTCGATTATACTCTTTGTAGCACCCGATACTTTCCATATATTTGATCTCGCCCGGATGGCGATAACCAATCTCTTTGGGGGTGTGTGA